One Pseudomonadota bacterium DNA segment encodes these proteins:
- the fabD gene encoding ACP S-malonyltransferase, translated as MSVAEALRGRVGLVFPGQGSQFVGMGKSLADTSGAARDVFAEADQILAVSLSGLCFEGPAAELDDTYNSQAAILTASVAALAAIRERLIVSGQAMAPVGFAGHSLGEFTALIAAGSLDFATTLPVVRERGRLMREAGQERPGGMAAVLGLDDDVLTDVCAEAAAGGILVIANANCPGQTVISGEIGPLERAMTLAKARGAKRVTRLGISIASHSPLMADASAQLAVKLAELPLLPPGTPIFANATGLPLTTVAEIRQELARHVERPVNWTSTIREMVKAGAVSFVEVGPGQILSGLIKRINRDVNTFGLGDFGLPVDKPVADRGN; from the coding sequence ATGTCGGTAGCAGAGGCGCTCCGGGGTCGGGTGGGGCTGGTCTTCCCCGGGCAGGGAAGCCAGTTTGTCGGCATGGGCAAGAGCCTCGCCGACACTTCCGGGGCGGCGCGGGACGTCTTCGCTGAGGCTGACCAAATTTTGGCGGTTTCGCTGTCCGGACTCTGCTTCGAGGGGCCGGCGGCCGAGCTGGACGATACGTACAACTCGCAGGCCGCCATCCTGACCGCCAGCGTCGCCGCCTTGGCCGCGATTCGGGAACGATTGATCGTGAGCGGCCAGGCGATGGCGCCGGTGGGGTTCGCGGGGCACTCGCTGGGCGAGTTTACGGCGCTGATCGCCGCCGGATCGCTCGATTTCGCGACGACCTTACCGGTGGTGCGCGAGCGCGGACGGTTGATGCGAGAAGCGGGCCAAGAGCGGCCGGGCGGGATGGCGGCGGTGCTGGGTTTGGATGATGACGTGCTGACTGACGTTTGTGCCGAGGCGGCGGCCGGCGGGATCCTGGTCATCGCCAATGCCAACTGTCCGGGCCAGACCGTCATCTCGGGCGAGATCGGACCGCTGGAGCGGGCGATGACGCTGGCCAAGGCGCGGGGCGCCAAGCGGGTGACCCGGTTGGGGATCAGCATCGCCTCGCATTCGCCGCTAATGGCGGACGCCTCGGCCCAACTGGCGGTGAAGCTGGCGGAACTGCCGCTCCTGCCGCCGGGCACACCGATCTTTGCCAACGCCACCGGCCTGCCGCTGACCACCGTGGCCGAGATCAGGCAGGAGCTGGCGCGGCATGTCGAGCGGCCGGTGAACTGGACGAGCACGATCCGGGAGATGGTCAAGGCGGGCGCCGTCTCGTTTGTCGAGGTGGGGCCGGGCCAGATCCTTTCCGGCTTGATTAAGCGGATTAATCGCGATGTGAACACCTTCGGCTTGGGGGATTTCGGCCTTCCGGTCGATAAACCAGTCGCCGATCGGGGGAACTGA